CCCTACCCtacctttgcctctctctctctctgcaatgtCAAAAACAGCTTTGCTGAAGAAATGCATCCTATGTTTGCACGTGTTCAACAAGACACTAGCGTACAAAACTGACACCTCAGCAATACATTTTATAGAACTGAGATGGTCTACTACACAACAATAGAACATTTTATAGAACTAATGTTCTATTGTTGTAGTAGACCATGCCATAGATTACCATTTATATTTAACTTCCTGTTCTCTGCAATGCTCCTGCTACTCTGTTACATCCCTTTGTACTGTTAAAATGTCAGTATTGTGTAATAGTTGACGGTGAGATTGAGGAACATCCATGCAAGAAATGTGATAGGGCAGGGCTGTGATTTTCGGTGTTGGCCAATGAGATCAGTCTCACACAGTTAAGCATTTTGATTGGTCACATTATGCTTGCAGAGCGTCCCCCCAAGTCGCAATGAACAGCCAGCTGCTGTGAGAACACTGCTGAACATGCAGTCTCTAGCACATGTTGCAACCATTAAGCAGACAATGCAAGCAATACAACTCCACGAGACCAATAAAAATCTTGAATCTACTTGTGAAAAAACATGCATCCATTTCAAGGCATTATATATGAAAACATAATGGTGTGATATCAGATAACCTACAACACAAGCTTGTATCTACACTGCAGGAGGTCTGCTAGATTTCTTCAAATACCTCGAATGAAAACGAACACCCTGAACTCTTTAACAGACCAGTTCTCAGTAGCCCGGCTGTTTTTCTTAGAAATGAGAAGGAAGTGGTGTATGTGGCAGCCCTGTAGCCTAGCACAGAATATTTTGAGGCAAGTTTCTCAAATGACTGTTCCGGGTGAACAAAAAGAGGTAAACCTATACACATTTATGATCGTAGGATAATCGTGTTTTATTCATATTACTTCAGGATATAGCCTATGGCTATATCAGGGCAGAATGTTTGTACACTTATTCAGCTAGTTTTTTATCTAAATATCTTTATATATCATTAGTTCTTTTTTTGGAAAAGGTCTGGCAATGAACTCGTTGCACTCCCTTTGGCAGGACTCCAACTCATATCAAAGTGTACTGAAAGAAACGGCACGTACTACTATTTCATGGATAGCCACGCCTCTTTCTGGAGCAAAACACTGATAAACACGAAGGCCTCCGCATAGACTATAGACTTCAAACGAATGTCAACACAGCCTCATTGACAAGCATAGCATTACACTGATAATAGGCTTATGATGGGGGAAAAAGACGATTAGTAGCAAACAGACAGATCCCGCCAACGCGACTGAAGATTGATATTACGCTGATGAATATGCTGAATGTTGGCAACAACAATTCTTTCAATAACTGACACTATAAACAGTCAGTCAGTACTGTAAAGACCTAGACGTAAACAAGCAGGGTCTGTCGTTTTCCCATCAAGCTGACAGCGTCGCCATTACCGAGCTCAGCCAATGTACCACGTGGACATGTTTGGATTCCTTATATGGCAATCATGCTTTTGATTTGACCACTCGGGTGATTTCAAGAAACGTCGTGTTTAGTTGAAGTGTACAACAACCTCGCCTCCATTTTTACTCCCTGTTGTAAAGAATTAAAGTGCAAGGTTGTCCAGAATGCCGTTTCTGAACATTCAATTTTCAAATAGACGGGTTGACTCGTATGATGTTCAAGTAGCCTAATTTCAGAAATGTGAAAACAGTAGTCATATCCATACATTTTACATATATAGGCTCCATAATAATACAATTGCCATATGGAACATATACTCTTGGCTAAATGCATATAGCCTAATTATTTCAATACCCAAGAACATTGTCTTCTGGGCTAATTGTGCTAGCATGTAAGACTATACATATATGAAATTAAAACGGACAATATCAGGTGTTTATTATCTGTAACGTAATGAGTATCGCAAAAGATCTCCCACACCTAGTGGTTGTTTCGACTTCATCAAAgaacatttttcagttacaattaTGTAATGTTTTCTTGGCTCCAGCCCCTTGGACGCTACCATTGTTATCCAAACAGGGGTCTTGTCTTTTTTCTGGTTGTTAAAATATATTTCAGGATAGGCCCTGAGCATCCATGTGTTCAGTGATACGTAtgttaaaagtatttttgtgaCTGACGTGAAATTCTATGTATAGTATTGGTGTAGAAGTAAGATCTTTGACATTCTAGGTAATATATATCCCCTACAGCACTGGTACATTCCGGAACCTGCGTCACCTATTGTTTACAAATCAAGCTGAAGGGTTGTTCTTTGCTGAGCAGCGTGGCGAGAGGGGATACCGGTTGTACGCTCTCATTCATTTCCAAAATTCgcctaaaacacagacacaatataCGATGCCGTGTCGAAAAGAAAACTACATTCTGCTGGAGCAGTCTGTTACCGTCGATTCCAAAGAGGTGGATGCTTTGGTTACCAAAATCGGCGAAGCTTTGCAGCTACATAACAATAGCGCAAACCAAAAGACGATGTCATGTCTCCACGGTCTCAACAGCAACGGCAGTGGCAACGTCAAACAgaccaaccacaacaacagtgcGGCCCAGCCACGGCGCACAGGGTGCTGTATTCGACTTCGCAGTCGAGGAATACGTAACAGAGCTAGTCCTTATCCTGGATCCAGTGATCAAGATTGGAACAATTTCAAAACTTGGAATCGAAAGCGGACTGATGTCACCGGGGATGATCCTCATCAATTACTACAGGAATTAATCTTGTCTGGCAATCTGATAAAAGAGGCCGTCAGACGACTTCAGTTTTCTACATCAGAACTTGGTGAATGTCCAAAAACAGTTGACAATCAACAGTGTTAGTCGGTGACACGCAAATGGCAAACGTTTACAGTTGCAATCAAATGAATGGttgcgatgatgatgatgatttaaaTAACGTAGCTTATTTTGGAGGTCAACATTTGTCTAATGACATTACAAACATCACACTTAGCTAGCCTGTTGAAACGTGTCAGCTAGCTAATGAATCAGTTGGCTGAGGTGTCCTGTTGAAGCCAGCTcatttctctttccccttttgTAAAATCTGGGGGTGGTTCCCGATCCAGAGTTTGAATTTTTGTAGAAATACATGTTTATATGCCAGGTGTTTTGTCATGAAACGTG
The DNA window shown above is from Clupea harengus chromosome 11, Ch_v2.0.2, whole genome shotgun sequence and carries:
- the LOC105893987 gene encoding glycogen synthase kinase binding protein, which codes for MPCRKENYILLEQSVTVDSKEVDALVTKIGEALQLHNNSANQKTMSCLHGLNSNGSGNVKQTNHNNSAAQPRRTGCCIRLRSRGIRNRASPYPGSSDQDWNNFKTWNRKRTDVTGDDPHQLLQELILSGNLIKEAVRRLQFSTSELGECPKTVDNQQC